The genomic stretch CTCCGGTGCGTCATCCTCGGATTCCTTGGTGGCCAGTTCCAGGGTGCCGTCCTCGGCGATGAACCGCATGCGGGTAAAATAATTGGTAATCACCCGCCACCGGTCCATGCCCGCCAGGTGGCCATCCCAGCACTCCGGCTGATTGCCGTACATGTGGGTAAAGTATTCTTCGGCGGCCGGGCCACGGATTACCTCTTCCACCTCACGGGCATAGCCCATGGCCTGGTCCACGGACCAGATATGCGGCAGACCGGCGTGCGCCATGACAAGATTGCGGGCCGGATCATGAATGCACAGGTTCTGTTGGCGGAGCCAGTTGACCAGCCTGTGGAGATCAGGCGCCTCCAGAATGTCACTCAAGGTGTCTTTCCGGCGGGTCTCGTGGCCACCCAGAGCAACCGCCATCAGGTGCAGGTCGTGATTGCCCAGTACCACCACCGCAGAGGTGGCCAGGCTTTCGATATACCGCAGGGTTTGCAGCGACGAAGGGCCCCGGTTGATCAGGTCCCCGGCTACCCACAACCGGTCGCGCGACGGGGAGAAGTCCACCTTGGCCAGAACATCCCGGAGGCGGTCGTAACAGCCCTGAATATCGCCAATGGCGTAGTCAGTCATCACTTACCTCTTTAACAGCGTCGGTCACATGGCCCTTTTCTTCCACCAGCAGGTCTGCGATGGCGACATAATCCGCCAGCCCCAGGTTTTCCGGGCGCAGGCCATCATTGATTCCCAGG from Marinobacter subterrani encodes the following:
- a CDS encoding symmetrical bis(5'-nucleosyl)-tetraphosphatase; this translates as MTDYAIGDIQGCYDRLRDVLAKVDFSPSRDRLWVAGDLINRGPSSLQTLRYIESLATSAVVVLGNHDLHLMAVALGGHETRRKDTLSDILEAPDLHRLVNWLRQQNLCIHDPARNLVMAHAGLPHIWSVDQAMGYAREVEEVIRGPAAEEYFTHMYGNQPECWDGHLAGMDRWRVITNYFTRMRFIAEDGTLELATKESEDDAPEGFAPWFRFPRRDDTRVVFGHWAALEGKTGIERFIGLDTGCVWGGALTMMNLDSGERIHCDC